From Algoriphagus sp. NG3, the proteins below share one genomic window:
- a CDS encoding phosphoribosyltransferase family protein, translated as MSEVLNHEQIKKKITRMAYEIYERNLNSKAIVFAGISGMGKTLAHLLVTELKAISPLVIEQTEVIIDKAHLATEEVQLTSEIDLQGKTLILVDDVLNTGKTLVYAMKPFLDEELYRMEIAVLVNRSHGLFPIRPDYTGFELSTTLNEHIKVDFSGEKFSAYLH; from the coding sequence ATGAGCGAAGTACTCAACCACGAACAGATAAAGAAGAAAATCACCCGGATGGCCTATGAGATCTATGAGCGGAATCTCAACTCAAAAGCTATCGTGTTTGCCGGGATTTCCGGAATGGGCAAAACATTAGCCCATTTACTGGTCACAGAACTCAAAGCAATTTCTCCCCTAGTCATAGAGCAGACTGAAGTCATCATAGACAAAGCACATTTGGCTACTGAAGAGGTACAGCTTACTTCAGAAATCGACCTACAAGGAAAAACCTTGATTTTGGTAGATGACGTACTTAATACCGGGAAAACATTGGTTTATGCCATGAAGCCATTTTTGGATGAAGAGCTTTATAGAATGGAAATAGCCGTTCTGGTCAACCGTAGCCATGGACTCTTTCCTATCCGTCCTGACTACACAGGCTTTGAACTCTCTACTACACTTAATGAACACATCAAAGTAGATTTCTCTGGAGAAAAATTTTCTGCTTATCTACATTAA
- the rsgA gene encoding ribosome small subunit-dependent GTPase A, translating to MIGRVIKSTGSWYLVQAGDEVVSSRLKGKFKQGDLKLTNPIAVGDWVELDKELNQETAVISEILPRENYVIRKSTRKQHFSHIIASNLDQAMLVITMKSPRTSLGFIDRFLVSTESFRIPAILVVNKMDELSGEKAEDWLLDIHEIYEPLGYKVMEVSALKEENLKEKFKSVLAGKSTLISGHSGVGKSTLLNALVPQASQHTKEVSGFTSKGVHTTTFAELFALEGGGDLIDTPGIKEFGILDIEDNELSHYFPEMRKYLGQCKYNNCQHVNEPGCVVLEKVEAGYIHPYRYESYLNILNEEDDYR from the coding sequence ATGATAGGAAGGGTGATAAAATCCACTGGGAGCTGGTATCTGGTACAGGCTGGGGATGAAGTTGTTTCCTCCAGATTGAAAGGGAAATTCAAGCAAGGTGACCTGAAGCTGACTAATCCTATTGCAGTGGGTGATTGGGTAGAGCTGGATAAGGAGCTAAACCAGGAGACAGCAGTGATCTCTGAGATATTGCCCCGGGAGAATTATGTGATCCGTAAGTCTACCAGAAAGCAACATTTTTCCCATATCATAGCGAGCAATCTGGATCAGGCTATGCTTGTGATCACGATGAAAAGTCCGAGAACTTCTCTGGGATTTATAGATAGGTTTTTGGTTAGCACGGAAAGTTTTAGGATTCCCGCCATATTGGTTGTGAACAAGATGGATGAGCTATCCGGGGAAAAAGCTGAGGATTGGCTGTTGGATATCCATGAGATCTATGAGCCCCTGGGGTATAAAGTGATGGAAGTGTCTGCTTTAAAAGAGGAAAATTTAAAAGAAAAATTCAAGTCTGTCTTAGCAGGGAAATCCACACTGATTTCCGGACACTCAGGAGTGGGTAAGTCTACTTTGCTCAATGCTCTGGTGCCGCAGGCTTCGCAGCATACCAAAGAGGTTTCCGGCTTTACTTCCAAAGGAGTCCATACCACTACATTTGCAGAACTTTTTGCATTGGAAGGCGGTGGTGATCTGATCGATACTCCTGGTATCAAAGAATTTGGAATATTGGATATTGAGGACAATGAACTTTCCCATTATTTTCCTGAAATGAGAAAATACCTGGGGCAGTGCAAGTATAACAACTGTCAGCATGTCAATGAACCTGGATGTGTGGTATTGGAAAAAGTTGAAGCTGGATACATACATCCTTACCGCTATGAAAGCTATTTGAATATTCTTAATGAAGAAGATGATTATAGATAA
- a CDS encoding 3-deoxy-D-manno-octulosonic acid transferase — translation MKWIYRITVFFARIVIFLGGLLIPKIRHFSAGRKNLFQRIVAFRNSNPGELAWFHVASLGEYEQARPVMAELKRVKPELLIAVSFFSPSGFDHVIKKTQPEVDFVTYLPLDSKRKAQRFVKSLRPSLVFFVKYDLWYHHICAIKSERIPLFLFSASFRPDQPYFRRNGFFRSILFQFDYIFTQNQRTLELLDSINYRTASLAGDTRFDRVVETAKNHKEYPEMTDWVGNKPTVVAGSVWEEDMGLLIPLMNTKSGYRWIIAPHDLNPEPMNRWAEELNLSVVRYSQWDSDSNPDVIFIDNIGMLSSLYQFARVAYVGGAMGKGLHNILEPLGFGIPVIFGKLRKTAKFPESAESQLNGCGFEVEDVDSLMQVFERLENPHFYEKSKKAASKWVKMNEGAASKIIKKVEGLISDLLN, via the coding sequence ATGAAATGGATTTATAGAATTACAGTATTTTTTGCCCGTATAGTTATATTCCTTGGCGGGCTCCTGATCCCCAAAATTAGGCATTTCTCCGCTGGCAGAAAAAATCTATTTCAAAGAATTGTAGCCTTTAGAAACAGCAACCCCGGAGAATTGGCTTGGTTTCATGTAGCTTCCCTAGGCGAATATGAGCAGGCAAGGCCTGTGATGGCAGAGCTGAAGCGTGTAAAACCTGAGCTTCTTATAGCGGTAAGTTTTTTCAGTCCTTCGGGATTTGACCATGTGATCAAAAAAACTCAGCCTGAGGTGGATTTTGTCACTTATTTACCGCTTGATAGCAAGAGGAAGGCACAGCGATTTGTAAAAAGTTTGAGGCCAAGTCTGGTGTTCTTTGTCAAATACGATTTGTGGTACCATCATATCTGCGCTATAAAATCAGAGAGAATCCCACTCTTTCTGTTCTCAGCCTCATTTCGTCCAGATCAGCCCTATTTTCGGAGAAATGGATTTTTCAGAAGCATTTTATTTCAATTCGATTATATTTTCACCCAAAATCAAAGGACGCTAGAGTTGTTGGATTCGATCAACTACCGGACTGCCAGTTTGGCCGGGGACACTAGATTTGACCGGGTGGTGGAAACAGCGAAAAATCATAAAGAATATCCAGAAATGACTGATTGGGTCGGAAATAAACCAACGGTAGTTGCCGGATCTGTTTGGGAAGAAGATATGGGTCTACTTATTCCACTGATGAATACGAAGTCCGGGTATAGATGGATTATAGCTCCGCATGATTTGAATCCTGAGCCTATGAATCGATGGGCAGAAGAGCTCAATCTGTCGGTGGTCAGGTATTCCCAGTGGGATTCCGACTCAAATCCTGATGTGATTTTTATTGATAATATAGGAATGCTGAGTTCCTTATACCAATTTGCCAGAGTAGCTTATGTAGGCGGTGCCATGGGTAAGGGTTTGCATAATATTCTGGAACCATTGGGTTTTGGGATTCCTGTGATATTCGGGAAATTGAGAAAGACAGCAAAATTCCCTGAATCTGCTGAAAGCCAATTGAATGGATGTGGATTTGAAGTGGAAGATGTTGATAGTCTGATGCAGGTTTTTGAAAGGCTGGAAAATCCCCACTTCTATGAGAAAAGTAAAAAAGCTGCAAGCAAGTGGGTAAAAATGAATGAAGGAGCTGCTAGCAAAATCATCAAAAAGGTGGAAGGGCTGATTTCAGATTTATTAAACTGA
- a CDS encoding Gfo/Idh/MocA family oxidoreductase: MKTRRVFLQRAGISAVALAMPTLNPLLAMTKSADPLKNNAQTLRVAIMGLGSYGTRVAEAIQSCTRTKLVGVISGTPSKVVEWREKYGIPEKNCYNYENFDAIKDNPDIDAVYVITPNALHKDQVIRVAKAGKHAICEKPMAVNAADGQAMVDACKEAGVHLLIGYRMHFEPNTLEVVRMRKEGELGEIRFFQGLSGFVIGDPTQWRLDPELSGGGAMMDIGIYSINGARYMVGEEPIWVTAQEVKTDPVKFKEGVDETITFQLGFPSGAVASCLSTYNMNYLDRFYLNGSKGWAEMQPSTGYGPIKGTTHKGPLTEPIVTHQTVQMDEMAAIIFDGKEAEVPVNGAEGVKDMKIIDAIFKAIKTGGKVDLTFG, encoded by the coding sequence ATGAAAACCAGAAGAGTATTTTTGCAAAGGGCTGGCATATCAGCCGTGGCTTTGGCCATGCCCACTTTAAATCCCCTGTTAGCTATGACAAAATCTGCAGATCCATTAAAAAATAATGCCCAGACTCTTAGAGTTGCTATAATGGGACTTGGAAGTTACGGTACCAGAGTCGCTGAAGCGATTCAGAGCTGTACCCGCACCAAGCTCGTCGGAGTAATCAGTGGCACTCCGTCCAAAGTGGTGGAATGGCGTGAGAAATATGGCATACCCGAGAAAAACTGCTATAACTATGAGAACTTTGATGCGATTAAAGATAATCCGGATATAGACGCGGTATATGTAATCACTCCTAATGCGCTACATAAGGATCAGGTAATCCGTGTGGCAAAAGCTGGCAAGCATGCAATATGTGAAAAACCTATGGCAGTGAATGCCGCTGATGGTCAAGCTATGGTAGATGCCTGTAAGGAGGCCGGAGTCCATTTACTGATAGGGTACAGAATGCATTTCGAGCCTAATACATTGGAAGTGGTCCGAATGCGGAAGGAAGGAGAACTGGGTGAGATCCGCTTTTTTCAAGGACTGAGTGGATTTGTAATCGGCGACCCTACCCAGTGGAGGCTGGATCCAGAGCTTTCAGGAGGGGGAGCTATGATGGATATCGGTATTTACTCAATCAACGGAGCCAGATATATGGTGGGGGAGGAGCCAATCTGGGTTACAGCCCAAGAGGTCAAAACCGACCCGGTGAAGTTCAAGGAAGGAGTAGATGAGACCATAACCTTCCAGCTGGGATTTCCTAGTGGAGCTGTCGCTTCCTGTCTTTCTACTTATAATATGAATTACCTTGATCGGTTTTACCTGAATGGCAGCAAAGGATGGGCTGAGATGCAGCCTTCCACCGGATATGGGCCTATTAAAGGAACTACTCACAAAGGGCCGCTCACCGAACCGATCGTAACACACCAGACAGTTCAGATGGATGAAATGGCTGCTATTATTTTTGATGGCAAAGAAGCTGAGGTGCCGGTAAATGGAGCGGAGGGAGTAAAGGATATGAAGATCATAGATGCGATTTTCAAAGCTATAAAAACTGGAGGGAAGGTAGATCTCACTTTTGGCTGA
- the panB gene encoding 3-methyl-2-oxobutanoate hydroxymethyltransferase, with translation MSVHSSANVKRITTHILQEMKDRGEKISMLTAYDYSMAKIVDASGIDIILVGDSASNVMAGHETTLPITMDQMIYHASAVVRAVSRSFVVVDIPFGSYQGNSSEALRSAIRIMKESGAHAVKVEGGAEIRESVARILSAGVPVMGHLGLTPQSIYKFGTYTVRAKEDTEASKLLEDAKLLEELGCFAIVVEKIPADLARKVAEAVSIPIIGIGAGGGVDGQVLVVHDMLGITQEFKPRFLRQYADLEGVMMGAFTQYIKDVKSQDFPNEKESY, from the coding sequence ATGTCTGTACACTCGTCTGCAAACGTCAAAAGGATCACTACGCATATTCTTCAGGAAATGAAGGATCGTGGTGAAAAGATCTCCATGCTCACGGCCTACGATTATTCGATGGCAAAAATCGTGGATGCGTCTGGGATTGATATCATTCTGGTAGGGGATTCGGCTTCTAATGTGATGGCTGGTCATGAGACCACCCTGCCTATTACCATGGATCAGATGATATATCATGCCTCTGCGGTGGTGAGGGCAGTGAGTAGATCTTTTGTAGTGGTGGACATTCCGTTTGGCAGCTATCAAGGCAACAGCTCTGAAGCGTTACGGTCGGCCATACGGATTATGAAGGAATCTGGAGCCCATGCTGTGAAGGTAGAGGGAGGAGCGGAGATCAGGGAGTCTGTCGCCAGGATACTCAGTGCCGGTGTGCCTGTGATGGGACACTTAGGCTTGACACCCCAGTCCATCTATAAATTTGGAACCTATACCGTAAGGGCAAAAGAAGATACAGAAGCTTCAAAACTTCTGGAGGATGCCAAATTGTTGGAGGAGTTGGGTTGCTTTGCGATAGTGGTAGAAAAGATCCCCGCTGACTTGGCCAGGAAAGTGGCAGAAGCAGTGTCTATTCCTATTATAGGAATCGGAGCAGGAGGTGGAGTAGATGGACAGGTGCTGGTAGTGCATGATATGCTGGGGATTACCCAAGAGTTCAAACCTAGGTTTTTACGGCAATATGCTGATCTCGAAGGGGTAATGATGG
- a CDS encoding low molecular weight protein-tyrosine-phosphatase, protein MIRVLFVCLGNICRSPLAEAIFNSKVKVAGMEAQFKCDSAGTSDFHIGELPDERTVKCAAKYNLPLNHRGRQVNRTDFRDFEYILAMDDHNLRNLNNLKVRYGFGEKEIFLMRDFVTESQGMSVPDPYYGGQEGFEEIYTILDEAVDRFLSQLIATHHLYA, encoded by the coding sequence ATGATTCGAGTTTTATTTGTTTGTCTTGGCAATATATGTCGCTCTCCTCTCGCCGAAGCTATTTTCAACAGCAAGGTAAAAGTAGCGGGAATGGAGGCACAATTTAAATGTGACAGTGCCGGAACCTCTGATTTCCACATAGGCGAATTACCAGATGAGCGGACAGTAAAATGCGCAGCTAAATATAATCTACCCCTTAATCACCGAGGAAGACAGGTAAACCGTACAGACTTTAGGGATTTCGAATATATCCTGGCTATGGACGACCACAACCTGAGAAACCTGAACAATCTGAAGGTCAGATATGGATTTGGAGAGAAAGAAATCTTTCTAATGCGTGATTTTGTGACTGAATCACAAGGCATGTCCGTCCCCGACCCTTACTATGGTGGCCAAGAGGGTTTTGAGGAAATCTACACAATTCTGGATGAAGCTGTAGATCGTTTCTTATCACAGTTGATTGCGACTCATCACCTCTATGCATGA
- a CDS encoding aspartate kinase, which produces MRKTQIHKFGGASVKDALGVQNIADILRNRLRNNFVIVVSAMGKSTNQLENILSLKLDNKDYSKNSTILKDFHLSVCKELFPADHVIFPKIENYFIQLHHELNKPLTKDNYDEYYDRIVGFGELLSSRIVMEYLCMQNLLVLWQDARELIATDSDFRFAKIDWAKSRQNCQSQLKPKLEQFPVLTQGFLGADLNGRPTTLGREGSDFTAAILASCLDAGSVTIWKDVPGVLNADPKLFSDTILFSELDYQQAAQMTFYGASVIHPKTIKPLANSGIPLFVKSFLNPDEEGTKIHSQAKSAPLPTIILKKEQILVSLKVTDFTFIEESHIHQVYAQLQTLKLRVNMLQTSAISISIVIDSQLFKLEQLLRSLSQEFDVRYNEGLELLTVLHPDMDSLPEYLEDYELLLEQQTRNTIQVVRRAK; this is translated from the coding sequence ATGAGAAAAACTCAAATTCACAAATTTGGCGGAGCTTCTGTGAAAGATGCTCTTGGAGTACAAAACATTGCTGATATTCTCCGTAATCGATTGCGAAATAATTTTGTAATTGTGGTGTCGGCCATGGGGAAATCTACAAATCAGCTGGAAAATATCCTTTCGCTTAAATTGGATAATAAGGATTATTCTAAGAATAGTACAATTTTAAAGGATTTCCATCTGTCTGTCTGCAAGGAGTTGTTTCCTGCTGACCATGTGATCTTTCCCAAAATTGAAAACTACTTCATTCAGCTACACCATGAGCTCAACAAGCCACTGACCAAGGATAATTACGATGAATATTATGACAGGATAGTTGGATTTGGGGAGCTTCTTTCATCCCGCATTGTGATGGAATACCTATGCATGCAAAATTTACTCGTGCTGTGGCAGGATGCTAGGGAGTTGATTGCCACAGACAGTGATTTTCGCTTTGCAAAAATCGACTGGGCAAAGTCCCGACAAAATTGTCAATCCCAATTAAAACCTAAGCTGGAACAGTTTCCTGTCCTCACCCAGGGATTTTTGGGGGCAGATCTTAATGGGAGACCGACTACTTTGGGAAGGGAAGGCTCTGACTTTACAGCTGCAATCTTAGCATCTTGCCTGGATGCAGGCTCTGTGACGATCTGGAAAGATGTTCCGGGTGTGTTAAACGCCGACCCTAAGCTATTTAGCGATACTATTCTGTTTTCGGAGCTGGATTACCAACAGGCTGCGCAAATGACCTTTTACGGTGCTTCTGTCATACATCCTAAAACCATCAAGCCTCTTGCAAATTCAGGGATTCCACTTTTTGTGAAATCCTTTCTCAATCCTGATGAAGAAGGCACCAAGATTCATTCCCAGGCAAAGTCGGCTCCTTTGCCTACTATCATCTTAAAGAAAGAACAAATTCTGGTCAGCTTAAAAGTAACAGACTTCACCTTTATAGAGGAGAGCCATATCCATCAGGTCTATGCTCAATTGCAGACGTTGAAATTAAGGGTGAATATGCTTCAAACTTCAGCAATTAGCATTTCTATTGTGATAGATTCACAGCTGTTTAAGCTGGAGCAGTTGCTAAGGAGCCTTAGCCAGGAATTTGATGTCAGATATAATGAAGGGCTGGAGCTTTTGACGGTGCTTCATCCAGACATGGATTCCTTACCCGAGTATTTAGAGGACTATGAACTGTTGCTGGAGCAGCAAACCAGGAATACCATTCAGGTGGTGCGTAGGGCTAAATAG